A window from Candidatus Methylomirabilis tolerans encodes these proteins:
- a CDS encoding glycosyltransferase, whose translation MRYSKVELDEVAEEAFAPRPRARWLRAVNRILHLAYRQELYRQILIRAEALKPDVVMMYKGFPIEASFVCQLQKMGCHVVNVYPDFSPHAHGAVHKKAIGAYDLVISTKSFHPELWRSVYGYNNSCVFVPQGYDPAIHLVRDLPTAPRFDVVLVATWRPEYGGLMKALGKLLAGRGISVGIGGNGWMAHREDFPSDWVFAGELQGRAYIEWLRGGRICLAPVTREVVINGTRQPGDEDTTRTYELAAAHCFFIHHRTGYARILYDESAEVPMFDTPEELAEEILYFLPRIDERNRIALAAHRRAVPAYSLDRRAEEVVSAIEVFLEHNSGNK comes from the coding sequence GTGCGCTACTCTAAAGTGGAGCTTGATGAGGTCGCCGAGGAGGCATTTGCGCCTAGGCCGCGAGCTCGTTGGCTTCGGGCAGTAAATCGGATTTTGCATTTGGCTTACCGTCAAGAGCTCTACCGACAGATTCTAATTCGTGCCGAAGCCTTAAAACCGGACGTAGTAATGATGTACAAAGGTTTTCCGATTGAAGCTAGTTTCGTGTGCCAACTTCAGAAGATGGGCTGCCATGTGGTTAATGTCTATCCAGATTTTTCACCGCATGCCCACGGGGCCGTTCACAAAAAGGCTATAGGTGCTTATGACCTCGTGATTTCAACCAAAAGTTTTCATCCGGAATTGTGGCGAAGTGTTTATGGTTACAACAATTCCTGTGTCTTTGTGCCGCAAGGTTATGACCCTGCTATTCACTTAGTACGCGATCTGCCAACTGCGCCGCGTTTCGATGTTGTCTTGGTAGCCACCTGGCGACCTGAATATGGGGGGCTTATGAAAGCCCTGGGGAAGTTGCTTGCCGGTCGTGGCATTTCAGTTGGAATCGGTGGTAATGGTTGGATGGCACACCGGGAGGATTTTCCCTCTGACTGGGTATTTGCGGGCGAACTCCAGGGACGCGCTTATATTGAGTGGCTGCGCGGCGGTCGTATTTGCTTAGCCCCCGTGACCCGTGAGGTTGTCATTAACGGGACACGACAACCCGGCGACGAAGATACAACACGGACCTACGAACTTGCGGCAGCACATTGCTTTTTCATCCACCACCGTACCGGGTATGCGCGAATCCTGTATGACGAAAGCGCCGAGGTGCCTATGTTTGATACGCCAGAGGAACTAGCGGAAGAGATCCTCTATTTTTTACCACGTATCGATGAGCGTAATCGTATCGCTTTAGCGGCGCACCGCCGAGCGGTTCCAGCCTACTCGCTGGATAGGCGTGCAGAAGAAGTGGTTTCAGCTATCGAAGTTTTTCTGGAGCATAATTCTGGCAACAAATAA